From the genome of Streptomyces sp. V1I1, one region includes:
- a CDS encoding ATP-binding protein yields the protein MNAQSERTTLTPAELRGLFLFESLDSTQLEWLAERGRVETRQGGAPVYSEGEPATCFFVLLGGTVAVLRRLHGDDIEVSRTDQIGVYAGATQAYLGDRVDQAYPNTLRAITDVELFVLPADEFAQAIRTWFPMALHLLEGLFFGTRATNTILAERERLVALGSLAAGLTHELNNPAAAAVRATDSLRSRVTGMRHKLALLADGRLDGSQLHQLVAMQDAAITRASADRTLSAIEASDAEDELADWLEDHGIRQGWDIAPTLVAGGIDATWLSEATAALGEEHQESAVRWLAYTIDTELLMGEIEDAVTRISGLVDAARQYSQLDRAAQQPVDVHELLDATLVMLQAKIPSGVNVVKHYDRGLPPIPAYGAELNQVWTNLIDNALGAMDGTGTLTLTSRREGDRIVVEVHDTGHGIPPEIRPRIFEPFFTTKPVGEGTGLGLDISYRIVVNKHHGDIRAYSQPGDTRFEVCLPITPPLEEPDASVGPGRANGVN from the coding sequence ATGAACGCTCAGAGCGAGCGCACCACGCTCACCCCCGCCGAGCTGCGCGGGTTGTTTCTCTTCGAATCCCTCGACAGCACGCAGCTGGAATGGCTTGCTGAGCGTGGCCGGGTCGAGACCCGGCAGGGCGGAGCTCCTGTGTACTCCGAGGGCGAGCCCGCGACCTGCTTTTTCGTACTGCTCGGCGGCACCGTGGCCGTCCTGCGCCGCCTTCACGGCGACGACATCGAAGTCAGCCGCACGGACCAGATCGGCGTCTACGCCGGGGCCACACAGGCCTATCTAGGAGACCGGGTGGACCAGGCCTACCCCAACACGCTGCGAGCCATCACCGACGTCGAGCTGTTCGTCCTGCCCGCGGACGAGTTCGCCCAGGCCATCCGCACGTGGTTCCCCATGGCCCTCCACCTGCTCGAGGGCCTCTTCTTCGGCACCCGCGCCACCAACACCATCCTCGCCGAACGAGAGCGATTGGTGGCGCTCGGCTCCCTCGCCGCGGGCCTCACCCACGAACTCAACAACCCCGCGGCAGCGGCCGTACGCGCCACCGACTCCTTGCGCAGCCGGGTGACAGGAATGCGCCACAAGCTCGCCCTCCTCGCCGACGGCCGCCTCGACGGCAGCCAGCTGCACCAACTGGTCGCCATGCAGGACGCGGCCATCACACGCGCCAGCGCCGACCGTACGCTCTCGGCCATCGAGGCGTCCGACGCCGAGGACGAACTCGCCGACTGGCTCGAGGACCACGGCATCCGCCAGGGCTGGGACATCGCGCCCACGCTCGTCGCCGGCGGCATCGACGCGACATGGCTGTCCGAGGCCACTGCTGCGTTGGGGGAGGAGCATCAGGAATCGGCAGTGCGCTGGCTCGCCTACACCATCGACACCGAGCTGCTGATGGGCGAGATCGAGGACGCGGTCACCCGAATCTCGGGCCTCGTCGACGCGGCACGCCAGTACTCGCAGCTCGACCGCGCCGCCCAGCAGCCGGTCGACGTCCACGAACTCCTCGACGCCACGCTGGTGATGCTGCAGGCCAAGATCCCGTCCGGCGTGAACGTGGTGAAGCATTACGACCGCGGCCTGCCGCCGATTCCGGCGTACGGTGCGGAGCTCAACCAGGTGTGGACGAACCTCATCGACAACGCGCTCGGAGCGATGGACGGAACCGGAACCCTCACCCTCACTTCCCGGCGCGAGGGTGACCGCATCGTTGTCGAGGTGCACGACACCGGACACGGCATCCCGCCCGAAATCCGCCCGCGGATCTTCGAACCGTTCTTCACGACCAAACCGGTCGGCGAGGGAACCGGCCTGGGGCTCGACATCTCCTACCGGATCGTGGTCAACAAGCACCACGGCGACATCAGAGCGTACTCACAGCCCGGTGACACGAGGTTCGAGGTCTGCCTGCCCATCACGCCACCGCTCGAAGAGCCGGACGCGTCCGTCGGCCCTGGCCGAGCGAACGGAGTGAACTGA